The DNA segment CCGAGCTTGATACAGCCGAAAAATGCCAGCGCGTGCAACCAGTCGGCCTCGAAATCGAGCCGCCAGGCCGCAAGCGAGAGGCCGATGAACATCGTCGCCACCGGACTGTCGGGGATCAGCGGCCAGGCCGCGACCGTCGCTTCGCCGAGTTGCCCGCCGACGGCGAGTTCGGTCGGCCGGCCGGCGTAGTACCAGAAGCCAAAGAGCGTCCCGACGAGGTTGACCAGCACGATCGGCCAGGCCAGCCGCAGGCCCACGTCTTCGAGCCACTCCGGCAACGGCGCGACGTATCGCGGGACTCCCTCCGTGTCCGGGATCGTCCCGTCGAAGTAGCGCGCGACCAACTTCTCGATGCGACGACCGACGCCGGCGGTTGCCATGTCGTCGCCTCGGGACGGCACCGACTAAACGGTAGTGGATCGCCGAGTCGTGTTCGCCATCTTTCACAGTAGAAGAATGTAACTATCTTCACCGCCAACCCATCGTATGGACGACGTGGGAACACAACCAGGGGTCCGGCAATGAACACGATCGACCGTATCGAGCGAGCGGTTCGGGAGACGTCACACTACTTGAAACGTAATCTCGGAACACACGCGGGCAAGCGGGGCCAGACGAACCCGAGCGACGAGGTCCAGACGGGGGCTGACGTCTGGTCGGACGACCTGTTTTTCGACGCCCTCGCTCCACTCGACGGTGTAGGAAATTATACCAGCGAGGAGCGTGAGGCGACCGTCGACTGCGGTGACGGCTACGCCATCGCGATCGATCCGCTGGACGGATCGGGCAACCTCGCGTCGAACAACTCCGTCGGGACGATCGTCGGCGTCTACGAGAGCGAACTGCCCGCGAACGGTCGCGATCTCGTGGCGGCGATGATGGTGTTACACGGCCCGTACACGACGATGACCGTCGCCCGGGCCGACAGCGACGTCGTCCAGGAGTACCTGCTTCGGGACGGCCACAGCGAGCGACGGGGCGTCTTCGAACTGCCCGAGGATTACACCGTCGTCGGCCTGGCGGGCAAGCCGATCGATCGATCGGAGGCTGTCAACGAACTCGCAAAGGAACTGGAGCGTGATCTCAAACTCCGGTACGGTGGCGCGACAGTCGCTGATCTCGCACAGGTGCTGGAGTACGGCGGTCTGTTCGGCTACCCTGAGTCGAATGTCTATCCCGAAGGCAAACTTCGGGTCCACTTCGAGGCCGCGCCGCTGGCGTATCTCGTCGAAGCGGCGGGCGGTGCCTCCAGCGATGGAGGGAAGTCGCTGCTGGATGTCGAACCGGACGGCCTCCACGCGCGGACGCCGACGTTCCTCGGCAACCGGGAACTGATCGACCGGGTTGAGGCGGTCCTCGGCAGCGACTAGGCGACGACAGCTCGCTTTCTCCGGCAAGCCGATCCGCGGTTGCTATACGTACCGGTAGTGTAGCCGATTGTATGGTCGGGAAACTCGACCCCGAAGTGCTCGATGCACACGTCCTCTCGCGGACCGGCGCACCCGACGAGCGCGTGACTCTCGGTCCGTCCCCGGGCGAGGACGCCGCCGCGATCGATCTCGGCCCGGATTCGCTTGTCGTTAGCTCCGATCCGATCTCGCTGGCTGCCGAAGCCATTGGCACGCTCGGCGTCCCGATCGCGACCAACGACGTCGCCGCGACCGGCGCAGATCCAGCCTGGCTCACGAGTACGATCTTCCTGCCAAGCGACGACGCGACGCAACTGGAAACTGTGACGACGCAACTCGATCGGGCCGCCCGCGAACTCGACGTGGCCATTATCGGCGGACACGCCGAAGTACTGGAGGACCTCTCGCGACCGCTACTCTCGCTGACGGCGATGGGCCGCACCGACGATCCCATCCCGACCGGCGGGGCACAGCCGGGCGAGGAACTCCTGTTGACTGCCGGGGCCGGGATCGAGGGGACGGCCATCCTCGCGACCGACTTCCGGGACGAACTCGATTCAGTTTCCGAAGCGACGCTCGATCGCGCGGCCGGATTCTTCGAGGAGATCAGCGTCCTCGACGCGGCGCGGTCGCTGTGGCCGACCGCAACGGGATTGCACGATCCGACTGAAGGCGGGGTCCTGGCGGGCGTCTACGAGATCGCCCAGGCCGCTGGCGCGACCGTCGAACTCGACCGGGAAGCGGTTCCGATCCGTCCGGAGACGCGGACGATCTGTGCGGCGATGGGTGTCGACCCGCTGCGGATCTTCGGATCGGGCGCGTTACTGGCGACCGTCAACCCGGACGACCGCGAGCAGGCCCTTGGTGCGCTCGCTAACGCGGGGATCGAGGCGGCGGTAGTGGGCCGACTCGTGGACGGCGAGCCGGCCGTCGAAACGGGTAACGAGCGACTGCTCGGCCCGCCCAGAGACGACTGCTACGCCCTCTGGGAATGACACGCGGGCAAGTGCCGACGGAGTGACAACCGTCAGTATAAGTGGGCCCAATACAAAATAGTGAGCATGCCAGAAGATCTCGAAGATCTCAAGCGCGGGACCGAACTGGTCAAGCGCGGCTTCGCGAAGATGCAGAAGGGCGGCGTCATCATGGACGTCGTCGACCGAGAACAGGCTCGCATCGCCGAGGACGTCGGCGCGGTCGCGGTTATGTCTCTGGAGGCCGTCCCGGCGGACATCCGCAAGCGCGGCGGCGTCGCCCGGATGGCCGACCCCGCGGACGTCGAGGAGATCATCGACGAGGTATCGATCCCGGTGATGGGCAAGTCCCGGATCGGCCACACCAAGGAAGCCGAGATCCTCGAAGCCACCGGCGTCGACATGATCGACGAGTCGGAGGTCCTGACGCCCGCCGACGACCGCTATCACATCGACAAGCGCGATTTTACCTCGCCGTTCGTCTGTGGTGCACGCAACCTCGGCGAGGCGCTGCGCCGCATCGACGAGGGCGCGGCGATGATCCGCACGAAAGGCGAGGCCGGCACTGGCGACGTCAACCAGGCAGTCCACCACCAGCGCAACATCAAGGGATCGATCCGCAAGCTCGAGGGGATGACCCACGAGGAACGCGAGAAGTGGGCCCGCGAACACGAGGCGCCCGCCGATCTGGTCCACGAGACCGCCGAGATGGGCCGGCTCCCCGTGGTCAACTTCGCCGCCGGCGGGATCGCCACGCCCGCCGACGCTGCGCTGATGATGCACCACGGCTGTGACGGCATCTTCGTCGGCAGCGGTATCTTCGGGGCCGAGGACCCCGAAGCGATGGGGACGGCCATCGTCGAGGCCGTCAACAACTGGGACGACCCCGAGAAACTCGCCGAAATCTCCTCGAACATCGGCTCGGGCATGAAAGGCGACGCAAACGCCGACTTGCCCGAGGAAGAGAAACTGCAGGGTCGAGGTGTCTAGAGCTCTCGATCCATCGGATCCTCGAGTTCACCTAGCACTTCCTCGAACGCGTCGGTCGCGGTGACGAGTCCGACAACCTCGCCGCCGTCGAGCACTAGCGCGAGTTCCTGATTCTCGGCCTGGAACTGGTCGATGAGATCGCTGACGGCCGTATCGGCAGCGACCGTCATCGGCGACGTAGCCAGCTCCCGCAGCGTCGTCTCGCCGGCCCGCAGTTCGTCGATGTTGTGCAACACCGTCGGTGCGTAGACGACGCCGACGAACGCTTCGAAATCGTCTTCGACTAGTGGGAATCGGACGTGTGGCGTCCCGTCCATCCGGTCGAGATTGGCGTCCAGATCCTCTTCCGTGGATAGCGCGACGATCGACTCTCGGTCGACCATGATATCGCTGACTGCCGTCTCACCGATATCGAGGGCGCCGATGACCTCCTCGACGCGTTCGGTTGACATTCCCATCTGGCTCATACGCTCGCCCATCTGACTGCGAAGCTCGGCCCGTGACGTGGGTTCGGTGCCCTCTTCGACCTCCTCTTCGGCCCACGAGCGAGAGATCTCGACGCCGAACAGCCCCAGTAACGCCTTCGCGACCCAGTCCGCAGTTAGGATAACCGGCGACATGAGCTTCGACCACCAGTACAGTGGGCCCGAGCCGTACTCGGCGACGAATTTCGCGCGCTCGATGCCGAGATAGGTTGGGGCCTGCTCGCCGACGATGACGTGCAACATGTTGATCAAGGAGAATGCAAGCAGGACCGACAGGGCCGTGTGTCCGCCACTGGTGATCCCAACCGCACCGAGCACGGGGCCCATCACGGCCGCGACGGCGGGTTCGGCGACGACGCCCAGGCCGATACTGCTGATGGTGATGCCGACCTGACAGCCCGACAGAAAGATCTCGAGCCGCTCCGTCATGTTCCAGGCGCGTTCGAGCCCGCGACTCTGTCCGACGAACTCCGATTCGTCGAACTGCCGGACCCGGGTCAGCGCGAACTCGGTCGTGACGAAAAACCCGTTACTGAGCAGGAGACCGACGCCACCGATCAGCCGTAGCCACGTCTCCACCGTGATAGCCATACGTCCGGTAACTTGGTCGAAGATAAACCTAAAAGCAGCGTTTCACAGAACTTGTTAGAAATCGATCCCGTGCTGAGCGCTCGACGCCGGGCGGTCGCAACCGATAGCTGCGGACGATCAGTGAATCGTCGCACCCTCACCGATCCGGGTCTGGTAAGCGCGGGCCTCGACACCGGCGTCATCGAAGGCGTCGAGCATCGCCGAGGCGACCCGTGACTGGTCGTCCTCGCGACAGGCCGCGAGTACCCCCGGACCGGCACCGCTGATCGTCACGCCCGTACTACCGGCTTCCAGGGCGGCCCGTCGGACCTCGCTGTAGCCGTCGATGAGTTTCGCGCGGGCCGGCGTGACGACCGAGTCCTCCATTCCCCGGCCGATCAACTCGGGGTCGTCCCGATGCATCCCCGTCGTCAGCGTCGCGGCGTTACCGACCGTCTCGATCAGCTGGTCGACGCTCGTCCGCTCGGGGACGACTTTCCGGGCGTCCCGGGTGGAGACGACGATCTCGGGCAGGCAGGCCACCAGCGGCACGTCGGCGTCGACCTGGGTGACGCCCTCGGGGGTCGCGATCGTGAACCCGCCGAGGATCGCGGGCGCGACGTTGTCGTCGTGAGCGTCACCGGAGACGACGGCCTCGCCCTTGGCGGCGATCGGCACCAGTTCTTTGCGGGTCTTGCCCCGATCGTACAGTTCGTTGAGCCCGACAGCGGCCGCGGCGGCGCTGGCAGCCGAAGATCCCAGCCCCGAGGCCGGGCGGATCCCCTTGTCGATCTTGATATGTGCGGGCGCATCGAGCGCCTCCGCGACCGCACCGACCGTGTTCTTGTCGGGATCCTCGGGAATGAACTCGCTTCCCGCCCCCGTCACGTCGATTGTCGTCCGGTCGGCACGCTCGACGCGGACTACGTCCGCCGGGTGGGAGAGCGCCACGCCGAAGACGTCGAAGCCACTCCCCAGGTTGGCACTCGTCGCCGGCGCCCGCACTGTCAGCATACCCTGCCGTAGCCAGAGTACCCGCAAAAAGGTAGCGGACTACCGTGCCGTCACTTTCCGATCATGCCTGGGGATGTGCTACCCGCTCCCCATCAGTCTCGAATCGTGCGAGCAGGTCCTGTAACTGCTCTGCGCGGTCGGTCAGCGACCCGACGCTGTCCGAAACCTCGGACACAGTGGCCGTCTGCTGCTGTGCGGCCGCCGAGGCGTCCTGTGCTTTCCCGGCGGTCGCATCGCTGATGTCGGACACCTCCTCGACCATCGAGACCGTCTCCTCGGCGGTCGCCGCCTGCTCGTCCGTCGCGTCGCTGATCTCCTGAATACCACTGTCGGTCCGTTCGGCGTTCTCGGCGACCCGTTCGAACCGCTCGACGACAGCCTCGACGGACGCAACGCCGTCGTCCATCTGGTCGCTGGCTTCCCGAGCCTCTTCGACCGCTGTCTCGGTCTGCGTCTGGGTCTCTTCGATCAGTGACTGGATCTCGGCGGCCGATGTCCGCGTTTCCTCTGCGAGTTGCTTCACTTCGTTGGCGACGACTGCGAAGCCGTCGCCGCCGGCTGTTCCTCCGGACTCGGCACGAGCGGCTTCGATGTTGGCGTTGAGCGCCAGCATGTTCGTCTGCTCCGCGATGTCGCCGATCAGCTCGACGATCTCGCCGATCTCGTCCATTCGATCGTCCAGCGTCTCGACGCCGTCGACGGTCGAGGCGAGCGATGCCTGTACCGTTCGGATGTCTTCGATAGCGTTCTGTGCCTCCGCTTCGCCTGCCTCGGCGATCTCCGCTGTCTCCTGTGAGGTCGTCGCGACCGATGCCGCGGACGAGGCGACCTCCTCGACCGTCGCCGAGAGATCGCTCATCTCGCCCGAGACGTTCCCGAGCATCTCTCGCTGTTCGTCGGCCCCGCGGGCGATCTCTTGGACGGACGCACTCACCTCTCCGCTCGCACGCTCTATTTCCGCTGCCCCGTCGGCCGCGTCCGCACTCGCCTTGCTGACTGTGCCGGCGAACGTCTGGATCTCCTCGACTGTCCCTTCCATCTCGGAGATCATCTCGTTGAACGCCGTCGCGATCTGTGCCATTGCGTCGCTGTCGGTTTCCGTATCGAGTCTGACGCGCAGGTCCCCGTCGGCAGCCCGTGCCATCGCATCGCTGTAGGTGTCGGCCGCCCCCTCCAGCCGCTCGTTCATCTCAGCGAGCTCTGCCTGCTGCCGTTCGGCCTCGGCCCTGGCTTCCTCGGCTTCCTCGCGGGCAGCCTCGATAGCTTCGTTTTTCTCCGCCAGGGACTCTACTTCGGCGGTCTTTTCTTCCGCCTCTCGGAGCCGCTGTTCGGCCTGTTCGCGCGAGCGCATGATCGAGTACCAGTTGATCATCAGCGCCAGCGACAGACACAGCACGAAGGCGGCGTGGATAAGCGCCCACGACAGCGGGTTCGCTATCGCCGCAGGGTGGTTGTACACCGCGGCTCCGCCGACGATTCCGAAGACGGCGTGCTGTGCGGCGACGTAGCCGACGCCGATCCCGAAGGGGAGCCAGTCTTCGTAGACTGCTACGATCCCCAGGACGACGAAGAAATGGAAGTGCGCCTCGATGAACCCGCCGGAGAAGTGGACTAGGATCGCCGAAGCTGACACCAGCCCGGTTGCCGCGAGCCCCGTCCGCGCCCGCTGGGGCAGCCGCGACCACGCGGAAAGCAGCGTCAGTCCAAGTAGAACGCTCAACTCCACTACAATATACGTTAGCGGGATTTCGGGGATCGTTGCCCCCGAGAACAGCGATTCGGTCCCCTCGAACAGCCCGAGCGCGAGTAGCAGCGGGACGTGTACAAACAGGAGATACACGATGCTGCGGTGCCGACTGCGCCAGCTCCCGTCCGGGATTGTCTGCCCGTTCGGGACGTACTCGACGAACTCGCGGAGGCGCTCCGCGAGGCCCTGTGCGGCAAA comes from the Halapricum desulfuricans genome and includes:
- a CDS encoding class 1 fructose-bisphosphatase, producing MNTIDRIERAVRETSHYLKRNLGTHAGKRGQTNPSDEVQTGADVWSDDLFFDALAPLDGVGNYTSEEREATVDCGDGYAIAIDPLDGSGNLASNNSVGTIVGVYESELPANGRDLVAAMMVLHGPYTTMTVARADSDVVQEYLLRDGHSERRGVFELPEDYTVVGLAGKPIDRSEAVNELAKELERDLKLRYGGATVADLAQVLEYGGLFGYPESNVYPEGKLRVHFEAAPLAYLVEAAGGASSDGGKSLLDVEPDGLHARTPTFLGNRELIDRVEAVLGSD
- a CDS encoding AIR synthase family protein, which encodes MVGKLDPEVLDAHVLSRTGAPDERVTLGPSPGEDAAAIDLGPDSLVVSSDPISLAAEAIGTLGVPIATNDVAATGADPAWLTSTIFLPSDDATQLETVTTQLDRAARELDVAIIGGHAEVLEDLSRPLLSLTAMGRTDDPIPTGGAQPGEELLLTAGAGIEGTAILATDFRDELDSVSEATLDRAAGFFEEISVLDAARSLWPTATGLHDPTEGGVLAGVYEIAQAAGATVELDREAVPIRPETRTICAAMGVDPLRIFGSGALLATVNPDDREQALGALANAGIEAAVVGRLVDGEPAVETGNERLLGPPRDDCYALWE
- the pdxS gene encoding pyridoxal 5'-phosphate synthase lyase subunit PdxS — its product is MPEDLEDLKRGTELVKRGFAKMQKGGVIMDVVDREQARIAEDVGAVAVMSLEAVPADIRKRGGVARMADPADVEEIIDEVSIPVMGKSRIGHTKEAEILEATGVDMIDESEVLTPADDRYHIDKRDFTSPFVCGARNLGEALRRIDEGAAMIRTKGEAGTGDVNQAVHHQRNIKGSIRKLEGMTHEEREKWAREHEAPADLVHETAEMGRLPVVNFAAGGIATPADAALMMHHGCDGIFVGSGIFGAEDPEAMGTAIVEAVNNWDDPEKLAEISSNIGSGMKGDANADLPEEEKLQGRGV
- a CDS encoding CNNM domain-containing protein, with amino-acid sequence MAITVETWLRLIGGVGLLLSNGFFVTTEFALTRVRQFDESEFVGQSRGLERAWNMTERLEIFLSGCQVGITISSIGLGVVAEPAVAAVMGPVLGAVGITSGGHTALSVLLAFSLINMLHVIVGEQAPTYLGIERAKFVAEYGSGPLYWWSKLMSPVILTADWVAKALLGLFGVEISRSWAEEEVEEGTEPTSRAELRSQMGERMSQMGMSTERVEEVIGALDIGETAVSDIMVDRESIVALSTEEDLDANLDRMDGTPHVRFPLVEDDFEAFVGVVYAPTVLHNIDELRAGETTLRELATSPMTVAADTAVSDLIDQFQAENQELALVLDGGEVVGLVTATDAFEEVLGELEDPMDREL
- a CDS encoding homoserine kinase, which translates into the protein MLTVRAPATSANLGSGFDVFGVALSHPADVVRVERADRTTIDVTGAGSEFIPEDPDKNTVGAVAEALDAPAHIKIDKGIRPASGLGSSAASAAAAAVGLNELYDRGKTRKELVPIAAKGEAVVSGDAHDDNVAPAILGGFTIATPEGVTQVDADVPLVACLPEIVVSTRDARKVVPERTSVDQLIETVGNAATLTTGMHRDDPELIGRGMEDSVVTPARAKLIDGYSEVRRAALEAGSTGVTISGAGPGVLAACREDDQSRVASAMLDAFDDAGVEARAYQTRIGEGATIH
- a CDS encoding methyl-accepting chemotaxis protein, giving the protein MSESTADISDTFAAQGLAERLREFVEYVPNGQTIPDGSWRSRHRSIVYLLFVHVPLLLALGLFEGTESLFSGATIPEIPLTYIVVELSVLLGLTLLSAWSRLPQRARTGLAATGLVSASAILVHFSGGFIEAHFHFFVVLGIVAVYEDWLPFGIGVGYVAAQHAVFGIVGGAAVYNHPAAIANPLSWALIHAAFVLCLSLALMINWYSIMRSREQAEQRLREAEEKTAEVESLAEKNEAIEAAREEAEEARAEAERQQAELAEMNERLEGAADTYSDAMARAADGDLRVRLDTETDSDAMAQIATAFNEMISEMEGTVEEIQTFAGTVSKASADAADGAAEIERASGEVSASVQEIARGADEQREMLGNVSGEMSDLSATVEEVASSAASVATTSQETAEIAEAGEAEAQNAIEDIRTVQASLASTVDGVETLDDRMDEIGEIVELIGDIAEQTNMLALNANIEAARAESGGTAGGDGFAVVANEVKQLAEETRTSAAEIQSLIEETQTQTETAVEEAREASDQMDDGVASVEAVVERFERVAENAERTDSGIQEISDATDEQAATAEETVSMVEEVSDISDATAGKAQDASAAAQQQTATVSEVSDSVGSLTDRAEQLQDLLARFETDGERVAHPQA